The DNA segment CTTCTCGGCATAGCTGGGATCAAGCGCATGCTCGGCGTCGATGAAGGCGCAGGTGCCCCCCACGCGCTGGCATTCGGCGATGGTCTCCAAGGTCAGCGTGGTCTTACCCGAGGATTCCGGCCCGTAGATCTCGACCACACGGCCGCGCGGCAAGCCACCCACACCCAATGCGACGTCCAGGGCGAGCGAACCGGTCGATATCACCGCGATATCACGCGACGCGGGACTGTCACCCATGCGCATGACCGAGCCCTTGCCGAACTGCTTTTCGATCTGACCAAGTGCCGCCGCGAGGGCCTTTTTACGATTTTCGTCCACCTTGAAGCCTCTCCCCGCCGGCCGGACCGGCAACTGTCCGAAAGGGCGCGATTATCCCACAGATAACCCCGCCGACAAAGGCGCGTCTACATCCGATGGGTAACGGGCCAGCACCTCGTAGCACACACCTTCGGCTGTTTGTCGGGAAGCCATCAGGACAAAATCGGACGCCACCCATTCGATTGGCATCATATGCACGCCCTCAGGCTCAGCACGCGCGCCACGCGATAACGTCACATGCGCCCGGAAGGGGCGACGCTCAGGCTCGAACCCACAGGGCGAAAGCGCGGAGGCAAGGCGCGAAACCAGCGCCCGTAAATCCGCCAGAGAGCGATTCGGGCCAAGCCACCAAACGCGACCGCGCCGAAAGCCACCCAGTCGACTCAAGCGAATGTTCAAGGGCGACATCGGCACCGTCGCCGCCCGCGCATGCAGGCAGGCGAGCCGTGCGGCATCGCTATCACCGACGAAAGCCAACGTCAGATGCAAATTGGTCGGCATCACCGGACACCCTGCCTCGGGTGGGAGCGCGCTCGCCACAGCGCCCAACGCCGCCCGCGCGGCGCCGTCTGGCAACAACGCGAAAAATGCGCGCGCCGAATCAGTTTTCGACACGAGTGAGTAATCCGCGCAGGGCGCAGTCGACGGCCGCACGTCTGATTGCGTCACGATCTCCGCGAAAAAAACCGGATTCAGCCTCGATTGTGCCGTCAACCAGCGCATACCCGAACCAAACTGTGCCGACCGGTTTCTCCGGACTCCCGCCACCTGGGCCAGCAATACCACTGACCGCGACAGCGATATCACCGCCGCCGCGCACCAACGCACCGACCGCCATCTCACGCACGCAGCTGGCGCTCACCGCGCCAGCGGTCTCGAATACCCTTTCAGATACGCCCAATAATTTGTGTTTGGCATCGTTACTGTAGGTGACATACCCGATCTCGAACCAAGCCGAGCTACCGGCAATGTCGGTGATCCGCTTGGCGATCCACCCCCCGGTGCAAGACTCCGCCGTGACCAGCTTCATTCCCCGAGTCGCCAGCACGCGCCCCAGGCGCTCGGCCAGCGCCATCCCATCGCCACTCATCACCACCTCCCATGAACCCGCGACCGCCGGCACGGTCAGACTATTAGGAATACACTGTAACCCTTCAATCACTTATGACCCCAGCATTGCGGAGTTTGCGATGCCAAGTCAGATCGAAATCCAAACAAGCGCAACCAGCCGCTGGCGCCTCGAAGATATTGCCTTCGACGCCATCGACCCCACGCACATTGCCGACCAGGAATTCTATTTCAACCTACTGGTGTCGGCTTCCTTCGTGGAAATCACCACGGAGCTTTACACCCGCAATCTGATCGAATATTTCGACGGCGACGAATCGCTACAGCGCTGGCTTCAGGACGAGTGGCTGCCGGAGGAGATGCAGCACGGACGGGCCTTGCGCCGCTACATCGCCGCGGTTTGGCCAACGTTTGACTGGCACGACGCCTATCGGAATTTCTATGCCGATTATGAACGCTTCTGCAAAACCGAGCTGCTCGGGCCAACCCGAGGATTGGAGATGGCGGCCCGATGCCTCGTCGAAACAGGCACCTCCTCGCTATACACGATGTTGTATCGCGCCAGCCCGGAACCCGTGCTTCGCGACCTGGCATGCCGCATCCGCACCGACGAAACCTATCATTACCAGCACTTCCACGAAGCCTTCCTACGCTACCGCGCCGTCGAGCACACACCTCGCCGCGCCGTCTTCATGGCGCTTCTGGGGCGAATCAGGGAAATCGACAGCGAAGATGCCTATTTCGCCTTCAAGCACGCCTACCACGCACGCCATGGACGCTTCGACGAAGGCGCCTACCGACAATTCAATCTTCAGGCACGACGGCTCGCGCGCACGCACTACCCCTACCGTATGGCGGTCCACATGGGACTCAAGCCCCTGGCTCTATCGGACACTGCCCGGCGCCTGACCGAGCCGCTCGTCCGCTTGGCTGCAAGACATCTACTGAGTTGAAGCCCCCATACGGACTGAATGCTCGCCGAGGAAATCCCGGCACATTCGCTTGGTGCATTTGCTACAATTAGTCAAAATATCGCGCAAATGCTCCATGCACACGGAGTCCCCATGAACCAGCAACAACGCCATGCCGAGGAAAAATCTGTGCTTGCCAAGGCGCTCTTCAATGCGGCCGGCAGCTTGGGGATCAAAATCGGCGAACTGGCCTTTATCCTCGGATGCGACCGCTCCACGCTACAGCGCCACCGGCGCAACGGTAGCCTAGACCCGGCCAGCAAGAGCGGGGAATTATCTCTGCTGCTGATTCGCGTTTACCGCGATCTGTACGCGCTCATGGGCGGCAATAGAGTCCACATGCAACATTGGCTGAACACCGAAAACCGACACCTGCATGCCATGCCCCGACAGATGTTGACGCGGGTCGAGGGCTTGACCGCCGTGCTGGCCTATCTGGATGCAATGCGAGGCAAGACCTGAACGTGGATATCTGGGAGGCCTGTCACGGCGCACACCATATCGGGGCACTGCAAATCTCCGTCTACCGTGTCGTCGAATCCCAGGCGCGCGCCGCCACCCTGGATCTCGTCGACACCCTGGCCGAGCAGGCCCTGCTCGAAGAACTGATCGAGCAAACCAAGCCGGCACTGCCGCCCACCGTCATGCGCCTACCCTATCTATTGCAAAGCCCCTTCCGCTACCCACCGTTACGCCACGGCTCGCGCTTCGGCGGCCGCGAGGTTGGCGGCATGTTCTACGCCAGCCTGAACATAAACACCGCGCTAGCCGAAACGGCGTATTATCGATTCGTGTTCCTCACCGGCATGAGCTCGCCACCCGCGGGTGGGGTCAACACGGATCTGAGCAGCTTCCGAGTAGGCATACGCGCAACGCACGCCGTCTGTCTGGACATTCCACCCTTCGATGTCTATGTGGACGCCATCTCATCCAGATCGACCTACACCACCGCCCAGCATCTTGGAGACGCCATGCGCCGCGAAGGCGTTGAAGTGGCCCGCTATATTTCTGCGCGCGATCCCAAACATGGGCGCAATCTCGTGGTCTTCAGTCCCGGTGTATTCAGCGGCGCCCCACGCGACCTGCGCAGTTGGCGTTGCACCACGACCGTCGATCGCGTCGTGTTCGTCGCAGCACACCACGATGAGGGTCTTCAGTTCGAGCGCGAGATCTTCGAAGTGGACGGACATCTCCCCGCACCTGCTCCCTGAAGCCTATTCGAACGACTACCATGGCGCGCACGCAGGCGCGGCCACAGCTCGCCGCCCGACATCACGTCACACCATATTGTCGCACCTGCAAGCGAATCCGCGTGCATGGCGGCACGATCAAACAGAACGGGGCAGTCATTGAACAAGGCCAGCAAGCAAACCGCCAACACCAACAGACCCGAACACACGCCGATGATGCAGCAGTACCTGTTTAATGCACTGCAGGCATTTGATTAGGCTTACTTTTTATATACTTGCTGTCTAATAATAACTGGCTGATCTGCCAGCGCGAACCCCGCATTAATGCTGAGCCTTACCGAGAGTATTAGACAGGCTAGAGGCCTGCTTAGGGGGCTGGTTAGGAATGGGATACGGCGTGGAGAAATCGCAGCCACACTTGTAAAAGCAGGCCTACCAACGAGAGTACCCCCTGCGAGCCATAGGGCGCGAAACCCTGCACCGAGCCGTTACCGGCATGGAAGGAAAACAACAGCAATGCGAGGATCGTGATCGCCGGCACCGCCAGCTTCCACCACATCAGCGTGGTATTGATGCGCAGCAGCCAGCGGATGCCGAAGCTATTGAGCAACACGAAACCGCCCAGCATCGCCGCCGCCACGAAGAAGCCCATGGTCGTGAGCACACCGGTGTGCGGCGCCACCAGACCGTGCAGATAGTTATTGGCGTAACTGAGCACCGCCATCACCTCGACCGGCGGTACCGAGACATAGCCCAGAAACACCACCCAACTCATGACCATGGCCATGAGATTGCCGTGGCTGAGCTTGGGAAAGGCCACCACCGCGCCGGCGCGCGGAAAAGCGGTCGCCGACTCGGCGTAGACAAAGGCCAGCAGCAGGATCGCGAACCCACCGATCACCCAGGACAGCAGGCTTGCAGGACCGGCAACCTTGGCCGCGTTGAGCGGGCCGAACAACCAGCCAGAACCGATCATGCCGCCCAGACTGGCGAACAACAGACTCAGCATGCCTGCCTCACGGCGTAGCTTGCCGGCACTGGCGCTCACGCGTATTGCATCGTGTGTCACGACCATATCTCTTTCCTCCGCAATAAAGGTTCAGGTCGCCACGCGCGCGCGTGGCGACCGCCCCCCCCTATTGCCTTCCATTCGCGATAATCAGTAGCAATACCCATACCGTTTGATCGGTCGGATAAGGCCTGATGCGTCAGGGCAATCGCCCCATGCCGGGACGTGGGCAGACCCCATTGGGGGACGTCGCCTCATACCGCGACCTCGGCCGACCCTTACCTCTTCGGCACCGGTCATTCGATGGAGACACGACAGACGACGGATCCAGAATGACGGATTGCTTGAATCAAGCTTTCAGCTTGGCCGTAGTGCGCAAAGTAAAATTCTGTAGAATTTTGGTGCGGTAGATTTTGTTTGAAAAACAAGAAATTGAAAGAAGTGTGTACGAAACCTACTGTGGCAGCACAGCCGCAGTAGGTACACCGGTGATCCGTTCGGTTGCTGGAAGCTTCTATATGGTAATCGTGCTCAGACTCCTGAACGGCCAGTTGGCGGAGATTGCCTAGATCTAACAAATCCATGTTGTCATCTCGTTCTGTTTACCTCTTAAGTCTCTTTGACCTGAGACTCGCATGCATTTCTGACGTGATCCTAATAGCAAGTTTGAGTTATCACCCGAAACACCCATTGATCTGCTACTCATCCAGGGAGTGTCTGTGTTGAATTTGACACAATCGGATTCATGGATTATGTTCTAACACTCCTTGGAGTGTTTACCTCATATGACTGAACGTGAAATCAAAGATTTGCTCTACACACAGGTGGCCCGCATTGGCAAGGCGGTTGCCAGCCCCAAGCGTCTGGAACTAATCGAACTGCTTGCCCAGGCGGAGAAATCCGTCGATCAACTGGCGGCCGAGGCGGGGATTTCTATCAAGCTGGCCAGCGCGCACCTCAAGGAACTACGCCAGGCCCGTTTGGTCGAGACACGGCGGGAAGGCAAGCATGCGTATTTCGCGGTCATTCGGCCACTGATTTCACGCTGATTCGGCCACCCATTTCACGCGCATTCGGCCACCCGTTTCACGGCCATTCGGCCACCCGTTTCACGGCCATTCGGCCACCCCGTGGGCAGGGGGTGACGCAGGACATCATCCACTAGGATCGACCCTTTTAACGGAGCGAAGGGGTCGAGATGGAGCGATTGTCCATGCGCAAGATTCGAGAAGTTTTACGACTGCGGTTCGAAGCGCAGTTGCCCGCCCGCCAGGTCGCCGAGAGCGTGCGCATCGCCCGCAGCAGCGTGGCCGAGTACGAGCGACGCTTTGCTGTCTCGGGTTTGAACTGGCCGCTGCCGGCGGGCTTGAGCGATACCGAGATCGAGCGTCGTCTGTTCCCGCCCGCGTCGGCGGTACCGGCCGCTACGCGCCCACTACCGGACTGGCCGGTGGTGCATCAGGAACTGCGCCGTCCCGGCGTCACTCTGATGCTGCTGTGGGAAGAGTACCGGGCGGCTTACCGCGACGGCTTCGCCTATACGTGGTTCTGTACCCACTACCGCCGTTGGGCCGGCAAGCTCGATCGGGTGATGCGCCAGACCCATCGTGCCGGCGAGAAGCTGTTCGTCGACTATGCCGGCCAGACGGTCGAGATCATCGACCAACACACCGGTGAGGTGCGTACCGCGCAGGTCTTCATCGCGGTGCTCGGGGCCTCCAACTACACCTACGCCGAGGCGACCTGGACACAGACGCTACCCGACTGGATCGGTGCGCATGTGCGGGCCTTTGAGTTCCTCGGCGGGGTGAGCGAGGTCGTCGTCCCGGATAACCTGCGTAGCGGCGTCAGCAAGGCGTGCCGTTATGAGCCGGACCTCAACCCCAGCTATGCGGAACTGGCCGAGCACTATGGCGTGGCGGTCGTCCCCGCACGCGTGCGCAAGCCGCGCGACAAGGCCAAGGTCGAGAACGCCGTGCTGGTGGTCGAGCGCTGGATCCTCGCCGCCTTGCGTCATCGCACCTTCTTCACGTTGAAGGAACTCAATGCCGCGATCGCGACCCTGCTGGAGCGGCTCAACAACCGCCCGTTCAAGAAGCTGCCCGGCACACGCCGTGAGGCCTTCGAACAGATCGATCAGCCCGCCCTGCGGGTGTTGCCCGCCACGCCCTATGTGTTCGCCACCTGGAAAAAGGTCCGGGTACACATCGACTACCACGTCGAGGTCGACGGCCATTACTACTCAGTGCCGTACGCCCTGGTCAGGCAACAGCTCGATGCCCGGCTGACCGCCCATACCCTGGAGTGCTTCCACAAGGGCCAGCGCGTCGCCAGCCATGTACGCTCCCCGGCCAAGGGCCGTCACACCACGATCACCGCGCACATGCCCAAGGCCCACCGTGAGTATGCCGAATGGACGCCGCAGCGACTGGTGCGCTGGGCCGAGAAAAGCGGTCCGGCCACCGCCGGGGTGATCAGCCAGGTCCTGTCCCGGCCGCATCCCCAGCAAGGCTTCCGCTCTTGCTTAGGGATCATGCGCCTGGGTGAACGCTTCGGTCAGGATCGCCTCGAAGCCGCCTGCCAACGCGCCCTGCTGCTCGGCGCCTGTCGCTACAAGAGCCTCGAATCGATCCTCAAGCGCGGTCTCGATCGCCAGCCTCTGCCCGAACAACAGGCACTGTCCTTACCCGAGGCGCACGACCATCTGCGTGGCCCCGGCTACTACCACTGATCCTTCACCCATCCAACAAGGGACACACACCATGTTGCACCATCCCACCCTGGACAAGCTCCAGCAACTGCGCCTGACCGGCATGCACAAGGCGCTGCGTGACCAACTCGCCTTGCCCGAGATCGAAGACCTGAGCTTCGAGGAACGCCTCGGCCTACTCGCCGACCGCGAACTGACCGAGCGTGAGGATCGCCGTCTACAGACGCGGTTGCGCCAGGCCAAGCTCAAACAAAACGCCTGCCTGGAGGACATCGACTACCGCACCCGGCGTGGCCTCGACAAAGGCCTGATCACCCAACTGGCCACCGGCCAATGGATCCGTGAGGGTCTCAATCTGCTGCTCCTGGGTCCCACCGGCGTGGGCAAGACCTGGATCGCCTGTGCACTCGCCCAGCAGGCCTGTCGGCAGGGTTTTACCACTCGCTACCTGCGGGCCCCCAGGCTGTTCGAGGATCTGCAACTCGCCCACGCCGATGGGCGCTTCCCCAAGCTCATGGCCAGCCTCGCCAAAACCGACTTGATCGTGCTCGACGACTGGGGCCTCGGCCCGCTGGACGCCACCGCACGGCGTGATCTGCTGGAACTGCTCGACGACCGCCACGGCCAGCGCGCCACGCTCGTGACCAGCCAGTTACCGGTCGAGCACTGGCACGAGATCATCGGCGATCCCACCCTAGCCGATGCCATCCTCGACCGCCTCGTGCACAACGGCTATCGAATCACCCTCAAGGGCGAATCAATGCGCAAACGGCGAGCCAGGAACTTGACCGTCTCCACCGACTCCGAGTAACAATGCAAACCCTGCGTCGCTTCGCTCCGACTGCCCCGGCCGAATCACCGTGAAACAGGTGGCCGAATAAATGCGAAACAGGTGGCCGAATCACGCGAAATACGCAGGCAAGCACGTGTTTTATCGCCTCGCTGATCGTAGTGTGGCGGATTTCTGGGTGAGTGTCCGATCACTGGCCGAGGCGCATTTGCTTGAACTGAAGGATGCACTCGCCAGGATGTCGGAAGAGACGGCAAAACTGACCCCAATCAACCGTACGCAGATGCTTGAACTAGCCAAGCGGGGCGAGGTTGTCGTACTGGACGTGCGTCCCGAGACGGAATTCGCTGCAGGTCACCTACCGTACGCGCTCTCCATACCACTTGCCCAGGTACGCAAACGCCTGGCGGAACTGCCGCAAGACATACCCATCGTGGCGTATTGTCGCGGGCCATTCTGCGTGATGGCCAAAGAGGCCGTGACCTTATTGAGCCGGGAAGGTTATCGGGCCACGCGCCTTGAAGATGGCGTAGCGGAGTGGCGGGCGCAAGGTCTGCCGGTCGAGGCAAGGCTGTGCCCTGCGTTCGGTGACTAATGCAGGCAAACAAACACTTGACAGCCATCAAGGATGACTGACCGCAAATCTATCTCATTGAGGAGGATAGACCATGTTTTTCAGACAACTGCCCACAAAGGATGCCACTCTGTCCTACCTGTTCGGCTGCGGTTCCTGCCATGTGGCCGTGGCCGTCGATCCCGTGCGGGGAGACGAAGACTGGTTCATCGAGGAAGCCCGTAAGCAGGATGTTCGCATCACGCATGTCATCGACACGCATATTCACGCCGACCATTACTCCGGCGGCCGCTCATTGGCCGAACGTAGCGGCGGCCTTTATTGCCTGCATGAGTCGGACAAAGGCAATGTTCAATTCGATTTCGAGGCGCTAGCGGATAAACAACGCATTGAGGTGGGCAACGTCGCCATTGACGTGATGCACACGCCCGGACATACCCCGGATTCGGTATGCCTTCTGGTCACCGACAAGCGCCGCGGCGATCAACCCTGGTTCGTGTTGACCGGAGACACGCTGTTCGTGGGCGCAGTGGGTCGCCCCGATCTCGCGGACAGAGAGGTTGAAATGGCCGACCAACTATGGGACAGCCTACGTGAAAAATTGCTGGATCTGCCCGATGAAACGGAAATCTATGCAGGACATGTGGCAGGCAGCGTGTGCGGTGCGGGCATCTCAGGTAAACCGGTCTCGACCATCGGATTCGAAAAACGCTGGAATCCCATGCTGAGCATGCCCCGCGAAGCGTTTGTCGAAGCCTTGACCCTGGAAATTCCGCAGCGTCCCGCCGAAATGGATCGCATGGTCGAGGCCAATCTTGGACTCAAACCAGCTCCTTCCGTTGTAGTTTAAGGCATTGCGATGAATTTCGATCCCACCGTGAGTCAAGACGAAGCCCACCAGCGCGGTATCCGTCTCAATGTCTGGCAATTTTTCATGCAGACTCTGCAAGTGGTGTTCGTCGGTCTGACCTTGGGCACTGAGCGAACCGTGCTGCCGGCATTGTCTGCCGATTTCGGCGTGTCCAAAGGGGCCTTTCTGTGGCTGGCCTCCTTCGTCATCGCATTCGGTTTCGTCAAGGGGCTCGTGAACTTCGCCGCTGGCACCATGGCCGATCGCATCGGACGCAAACGGGTGCTGCTGCTCGGTTGGCTGGCGGCCTTACCGATCCCTTTCCTGTTGCTGTACGCACAGAGCTGGGGCTGGGTCGTCATCGCGAACGTATTCCTCGGCATCAGTCAGGGACTGGCCTGGTCGGTCACCGTGATCAGC comes from the Acidihalobacter yilgarnensis genome and includes:
- the thpR gene encoding RNA 2',3'-cyclic phosphodiesterase, with protein sequence MSKTDSARAFFALLPDGAARAALGAVASALPPEAGCPVMPTNLHLTLAFVGDSDAARLACLHARAATVPMSPLNIRLSRLGGFRRGRVWWLGPNRSLADLRALVSRLASALSPCGFEPERRPFRAHVTLSRGARAEPEGVHMMPIEWVASDFVLMASRQTAEGVCYEVLARYPSDVDAPLSAGLSVG
- a CDS encoding nicotinamide-nucleotide amidohydrolase family protein; translation: MSGDGMALAERLGRVLATRGMKLVTAESCTGGWIAKRITDIAGSSAWFEIGYVTYSNDAKHKLLGVSERVFETAGAVSASCVREMAVGALVRGGGDIAVAVSGIAGPGGGSPEKPVGTVWFGYALVDGTIEAESGFFRGDRDAIRRAAVDCALRGLLTRVEN
- a CDS encoding ferritin-like domain-containing protein: MPSQIEIQTSATSRWRLEDIAFDAIDPTHIADQEFYFNLLVSASFVEITTELYTRNLIEYFDGDESLQRWLQDEWLPEEMQHGRALRRYIAAVWPTFDWHDAYRNFYADYERFCKTELLGPTRGLEMAARCLVETGTSSLYTMLYRASPEPVLRDLACRIRTDETYHYQHFHEAFLRYRAVEHTPRRAVFMALLGRIREIDSEDAYFAFKHAYHARHGRFDEGAYRQFNLQARRLARTHYPYRMAVHMGLKPLALSDTARRLTEPLVRLAARHLLS
- a CDS encoding MbcA/ParS/Xre antitoxin family protein; the protein is MNQQQRHAEEKSVLAKALFNAAGSLGIKIGELAFILGCDRSTLQRHRRNGSLDPASKSGELSLLLIRVYRDLYALMGGNRVHMQHWLNTENRHLHAMPRQMLTRVEGLTAVLAYLDAMRGKT
- a CDS encoding RES family NAD+ phosphorylase, encoding MDIWEACHGAHHIGALQISVYRVVESQARAATLDLVDTLAEQALLEELIEQTKPALPPTVMRLPYLLQSPFRYPPLRHGSRFGGREVGGMFYASLNINTALAETAYYRFVFLTGMSSPPAGGVNTDLSSFRVGIRATHAVCLDIPPFDVYVDAISSRSTYTTAQHLGDAMRREGVEVARYISARDPKHGRNLVVFSPGVFSGAPRDLRSWRCTTTVDRVVFVAAHHDEGLQFEREIFEVDGHLPAPAP
- a CDS encoding APC family permease codes for the protein MVVTHDAIRVSASAGKLRREAGMLSLLFASLGGMIGSGWLFGPLNAAKVAGPASLLSWVIGGFAILLLAFVYAESATAFPRAGAVVAFPKLSHGNLMAMVMSWVVFLGYVSVPPVEVMAVLSYANNYLHGLVAPHTGVLTTMGFFVAAAMLGGFVLLNSFGIRWLLRINTTLMWWKLAVPAITILALLLFSFHAGNGSVQGFAPYGSQGVLSLVGLLLQVWLRFLHAVSHS
- the istA gene encoding IS21 family transposase, translated to MERLSMRKIREVLRLRFEAQLPARQVAESVRIARSSVAEYERRFAVSGLNWPLPAGLSDTEIERRLFPPASAVPAATRPLPDWPVVHQELRRPGVTLMLLWEEYRAAYRDGFAYTWFCTHYRRWAGKLDRVMRQTHRAGEKLFVDYAGQTVEIIDQHTGEVRTAQVFIAVLGASNYTYAEATWTQTLPDWIGAHVRAFEFLGGVSEVVVPDNLRSGVSKACRYEPDLNPSYAELAEHYGVAVVPARVRKPRDKAKVENAVLVVERWILAALRHRTFFTLKELNAAIATLLERLNNRPFKKLPGTRREAFEQIDQPALRVLPATPYVFATWKKVRVHIDYHVEVDGHYYSVPYALVRQQLDARLTAHTLECFHKGQRVASHVRSPAKGRHTTITAHMPKAHREYAEWTPQRLVRWAEKSGPATAGVISQVLSRPHPQQGFRSCLGIMRLGERFGQDRLEAACQRALLLGACRYKSLESILKRGLDRQPLPEQQALSLPEAHDHLRGPGYYH
- the istB gene encoding IS21-like element helper ATPase IstB; its protein translation is MLHHPTLDKLQQLRLTGMHKALRDQLALPEIEDLSFEERLGLLADRELTEREDRRLQTRLRQAKLKQNACLEDIDYRTRRGLDKGLITQLATGQWIREGLNLLLLGPTGVGKTWIACALAQQACRQGFTTRYLRAPRLFEDLQLAHADGRFPKLMASLAKTDLIVLDDWGLGPLDATARRDLLELLDDRHGQRATLVTSQLPVEHWHEIIGDPTLADAILDRLVHNGYRITLKGESMRKRRARNLTVSTDSE
- a CDS encoding rhodanese-like domain-containing protein: MRNRWPNHAKYAGKHVFYRLADRSVADFWVSVRSLAEAHLLELKDALARMSEETAKLTPINRTQMLELAKRGEVVVLDVRPETEFAAGHLPYALSIPLAQVRKRLAELPQDIPIVAYCRGPFCVMAKEAVTLLSREGYRATRLEDGVAEWRAQGLPVEARLCPAFGD
- a CDS encoding MBL fold metallo-hydrolase → MFFRQLPTKDATLSYLFGCGSCHVAVAVDPVRGDEDWFIEEARKQDVRITHVIDTHIHADHYSGGRSLAERSGGLYCLHESDKGNVQFDFEALADKQRIEVGNVAIDVMHTPGHTPDSVCLLVTDKRRGDQPWFVLTGDTLFVGAVGRPDLADREVEMADQLWDSLREKLLDLPDETEIYAGHVAGSVCGAGISGKPVSTIGFEKRWNPMLSMPREAFVEALTLEIPQRPAEMDRMVEANLGLKPAPSVVV